AAAGACCCATTTGAGTCTCTTCGTAACCGTGATCGTTGCCATCACCATTTCAAAACTCAGCGGCCGTTGCCTCACCATCAATCATCGCCTCACCATCGGTCGTCGCCATCGCCATCGTCGCTGTGATAGTCGCCTCACTGACCTCGCCAAGACATTCGGCGACTGCTTTCTTTTCCGCATGGGGCAGCGCAACCTAGTCGTCATCTCTTCGCCAGAGCTTACCAATGAGGTGCTCCACACCCAGGGAGTCGAATTTGGGTCGAGGGAGGCGTGGCAGTATCGCCTGGCGTCATGTAAGCCGGGCAAGAGCTCAACACATTCTGAGCCAGCCTAGAAActagcttgggctgggtgccagcctaTCTTTTCGGCTAGAATGGATTGGTTGGGTGCCGACCTAAAGGTTCcccggtggaactgctctaacGGAACGCATTCTGTCATCTAATTCTGTTACAAATAAACTTCATTTTATTTACAAGTATCATTGATCCACCAGACAAAAATTAATGTGTTTGTTGTTCAAATTTTGAGATGAAAAGCACAGGAAGAAGCAACACTAAATCGGAGGAATCCAAAACGATGCCCTTCAGTTCGGACGTCAATGCGGTAAGAACGACCCTCTTGAATCAACTTTGGAATCGGCAAAGTTAACTCAGGAGCAGATAAATAGGAAAAATCTTGGGGTCCACTTATGGAAGTGCATTTCCACTGAATATGGATTCCATTCTCGATTCTAGAGGCCTGCTGGACCAATTCCTTCTTCAACGTTGGGTTTGGAAGTTATGAATGGAAGATTGGATGATTTTGGCTTTGAGGATTACCTAAATGGCCCCCACGGGAATCTGAAACCTTTCGGCCTATAGACACATCATGCAATGGAAGTTCGCCTTGGGCTTTCAGAGGGTCCAGTCTCCTTAAGCTTTATGTGATCATCATAGACTTCCTTCCCTAAATAAGAGGATTAGTAACCTTGTCAATGTTATTCCTAAAATGTGATTGTTTGTTCGCCTTATGGTATTGCCTTTCTTCCAACCAAAGACAGTTATTCTATTtggcacttcaaaaaaaaaaatgtactatTGGTCGTCACTGATTGGTACTCCGAGCCCCGAGTTGATATTCTACCTTCCTTACCATGCATGCATAATTATATATGTGCCAATCAATTATTAATACACACTCGTTCTCTATTTGTTAATACTATCgagatcaatttttttttcaaattttgtaaatcaaataatTGAATTATGATTTAAGCATTAATTAATGTACTtatcatttgatttgtaaatttggtttaaaatttggttttctttaGCATTATCCCCTATTAATTAGAAGGGCACGCATGTATGCATGAACtccaatttataaaaaatagttattattcagtttcataaatagtcaaTCAATTTAATAATAGTGTAGTACCTatgtcagtttcataaatagtcaatcagtttaataaatagtgtagtacccaTGTCAGTTTCATAAAGAGTCAgtcagtttaataaatagtgtagtacctgtgttagtttcataaatagtaatttaataaatagtgtAATACATATGTCAGTTTCATAATAGTCAatcagtttaataaatagtgtgGTACTTgtgttagtttcataaatagtagtTTAATAAAGAGTGTAGTACATgtgtcagtttcataaatagtcagtCAGTTTAATAATAGTGTAGTACCTctgtcagtttcataaatagtgagtTTAACAAAATAGTGTAGTACATgtgtcagtttcataaataatcagtcagtttaataaatagtgtagtacctgtgtcagtttcataaatagtcagtCAGTTTAATAATAGTGTGGTATTTgtgttagtttcataaatagtgagtttaataaatagtatgcctagggatgggcaaaatacccatgtgtttgggtaaccgtggttacctgcccatttaaagttcacggttacggttatgggtatccGTTTAGATGaacaaacggttatgggtataaccgtttatccgtgaaatttaaatgggtggttatgggtattacccgcGGTTATAACAGGTatccattggttatgggtattacccgtggttataacgggtatccatttacccatttaatttaatatatgtaaaatttataatatttttaacggTTATAACGCgtttttgtatttgttgctAAACTTTTCGTATACAAAAAGTTTGAAGCACAAGAAGCCAACAAGAAGAAAGATCAAAGAGCTTCCTTGAAGCTTATGATCCATCTTGCGGTTAACAGAAAGTACTGGTATTAGTGTAGAAAAATGTTTGTTTTTAGAAGCTTTACTTTGTAATCATATGGATTATAATTAAAGACTTGCTTGGGTGTAGTAGAAAAATATcgttcgtaaactattatttcaattattagaaTTGTATGATGAcctaaatgattaaaatagagaaatgtatgctaaaatgtacctataacggtgtttaattgtcagaaaatgaaattttttttttttgtaattttcaagttgttaaaaaaaacatgtagataGGTGAAAAAAGggattaaaaaaatgataaacggGTTCACAACAGGTAAACGGGTAAAtgattatggttaaatgggtaaacggttatggataaatgGGTACACAGTTATGTGtatggttaaccatttataaacggttatgggtaaataaccgcggttacccacccGCTATAACCATTGCTCATCCCTAATAGTACCCgtgttagtttcataaatagtcagtttaagaaatagtcagtgttcagtttaacAAATAGTGATAGTGCCCGTGTTTagttttcaaaaatagtgtattCAATTTAAGTAATAGTGTagtattcatatttaatttcagaaatagtctatttaagaaatagtgtaatatcttgtttagtttcagaaataataCCCGTGTTCAGTTTCAGACAtaaccatttaaaaaaaaatagcgaGTGGAGAAATAAgatttcaattattttggttcagttctagaaatagtgtgtattattttgctatagttctagaaatagtgtgggttatatTACAATAGTTCCAAAATAGTGTGTTATTTTGTCCAGAAAACAATATCAATTTCGGATGCTCAAGCTCTAATTTGTACACATAATTCAACACTTGTGAAAAGAAGAAACCAGTTTTTAGAAGACATTTCGACTTGTTACATAATTGAATGTTGTCTATACGACAAAACCTAAGAACCCCAAGGAGCTGAGAACGGCCACAAGCACAAGGTTAAAGGCTTGCTTGTTGCTTGTATAGCTTCACTTCTCATGGAGGTCCAATGTACCCCACAAGAATTGTTCGTCATGCGGCATGGGATGCATTAGATTTTCTTTTCCCGTTGGCGGATACCCTCAGCATCTTATAAGCCTGTTGATTGCTATATCCATTATGGTCATTCCCCTTCCTCTTCAAGCATGTGCTTCTCCTCCACTTCAACATGTATTGTCAGATCAAATTTCATCAAAGTGCCAATCAAGATACACTAATTCACACAAATTTTAGTACCAACTTTTTCATCATTTGATTCATTTCTCATCAGCCaagtagaaaaataaaaaacaaacaaatttgattCAGTTTAGTTTACTAGTGCTAAATCGTTAAAGCACTAACCGCTAGAGGACCATTCAAAGATGAATGGAAGAGATGGAAAATATACAGAACCAAAGTGTCTAAAGCATATGTTGAAATCAAAACATGATGGCACCAAGAATTCGGCTCCCATAATAGCATTTTGCCTTAATTAGTATGCTACTGCATTTGAAAAGATGGTCTTTACCAATGAGGCGAACAATTTATATGTAGAATTCAACTTCACCCAAATAAATTTTCATGCCCAATTCATAAACTACATATACAAATATATCAGAAGCTGGTTGTTTTGTCGCTCGATAAGCACAacaatttgaataaaaaaagtcaaaaacaaagatttatacctttgttttATGAGATATTTGTGCTCAGATCCTTGCCAATATTAGATGCATGCACATAAATATCTAAGTCTATAATAAcatgaaacaaagaaaagagatgCACAGGGAGAAATAAAATACAGAGTAACAACTTCAATCTGAACAATCGAGACGGTGAATTTCTGATCGCAGTTGTTGTCCTTGCTTAGAAGATCTACAACATAAGCCAAAATGCATCGTTTTAGATACTAATTACGCTCAATCGagagacaaaaaacaatagaaagatcgcagagacgaagagagagagtgaaaataATTGCTTAACTTTGGCTTTTTTGCCGATGGTGAAAACTCAAGGTCGTTTTCTCATCTTTACAGAAAGGAGACAAAGTGAGAAATTTTGGAAGAGGGAGTGACAAAATCAAACCATTTTGCATGTCGGAGATCCTCTGCGATTTTGATAGAGACATAGACGGCTAAAAATTAAGTTTGGGGGTCAGATATGTGGTTTTTGCGTAGTGGCAAAGACAGAGATGGAGCTGCGATGCgagattagaaagaaaaatcgGAAAGTCAATATTTAGGCCATTTTAATTGGATTGGTTTAGTGTTGGATTttgtcctaaccattaaataaagttagtacatgattttttgttaacattcaaagttttcaagcctttttcattagctTTTTTATAATTATAGGTAGCCATTTGTAAACAATATCCGGATGGCTTTTTGTAACTCTCTTCTTAtgtttcattttcttggttCTCTCCGATTTCCTCTTGCAACCGATGCCTTGTTCCCCGTGGCATCGCTCGTTTAATGAATGATTACCACCGCTCGTTTAATGAATGATTACCATGTGTTCGAAAAGCAAATTCTTTGTCAATAAAAGCACACCACGTGACATGTTATTGATTGCATGAGGGTATCTCTCCTTTCGTTGATACAAGTTTCATTTTCGTTCAGACAGAATGCAAACACTGGCTTCACTCATTCATACATCGTACTAGATATTTTACGAAACAAAGAGGCAAATGTTGTACTAGATAATACACAATCCAGGTCAACAATCTAACCGACTGTAAAATATAATCTTAGATTTTAGAGTTCGACATTTTGGCCGGTCTCGTTTTGAAGACGAACCGAGTTCAATTACAGGGCAGCACAACTCAATTACAGTAATGCAGACTAGAGAAACTCCTAACTCACCACTCAAGCAGTCCTAAACAGTTTTGGCTCCATTCAGGCAGGCAATTAACCCTTTTGGATTACGCCGTTCTCCTTCAAGTACTCGACAAATTCGTCAATAAGATATGGCCAGGCACCTTCCGCATCATAGTTTGACAGTGATGAATCCACAGCCTACAAACACGGAATATCAAGTTaaccaaagaaataaaaaggtaAGATAAAGGGTAGCCTTGTTcggtttttgttttggttacaTAGATGCTTGATATCTTACCCTCGCAAACTCCAATAGTTGAGACCATGTGTCCCTCGAAATTGCCTTGTTATGCCGAGCCTGAAATGATGGAATTAAGGAGAGAAAATATATCAAGATAATATTTCCTGGTAATTTTGTATTTCTCACAATCACTTTGGGACGTATAATGCCATTTCAATGCAAACATACTTTCTAAGATGTAACAGGTGTGACAATGATTTCGTAAAAGAATGATGTtaggactaaattttttataaggGCCTTATACACCACTGGTGGAACAATGGCAGATTTCGGTTTAGCTTTATGGACCTAATGATAAACCACTAACACCTTCCTCGTTTGGGCTCCACCCAGGTATGTAAGAGCGGCTCAATCCAGGGCCCCGCCCCTGAGTCTTCACCTGTGTTCATCACAGCACCTTCGCCTTACATGCATACGGGAATCAAGGCTTGGAACCCCCAagtaggcttttttttttttacttcttttatCTTATAGTTATCATACTAAAGGTAACAACATGAAGCCTCCATTTTGCACAGAAACTGTAAAAATTCATCAGAACTACTTGGCCATAAATTGTGGTGCACATTTGGAGATATGCATTCATATTAAACATTCATCACGCTCAAGGAGTTACAAAAATTGGCAATGATTCCTATTGGataatataaatgattattgCAAGCCCATTGAGTGTAGCTAATTTCAACAAATACTAAATTCCGTAACTTACCTGTAAGAACTGACACCAATGTTCAACATACGGCCACTGCTTTTCAGCAAACAGTAATTGCCACATTCCAATTGCAGTATCCAATGCCAAAGATTTCTGACcctgaaatgaaaatgaagcaaTATACGTGTATATGAATATGAACACAAGCGCACATGCACgcccacacacacatataattatttattccagaaaattaaaattaaaaaaataataatcttaTTGTTAAGTTATTGAACATGAAGACTATCTATAATCAGAAGAATGACATATGCATCACAGACTATTCCTGAAGCTGTGGTTGAATATGTTATGAATTGTGTTTTCATGCACATGTTTCAAGTCCAAATTCGCACCCATCAAGAATATATATCAAGGAATTCTTCCTAGTTTTATCtatcaaatttgagagataaCCACTGTCTAGAATACAACAAATCAAAATCTTCATGCAGTAAAGTAAAAAGTAAAAGCACATACCTTTTCTTTTGCCCAGCCAAAAGCAAAATTATATATCTCTCGAAACTTTTCTGGAAAATCAAAAGATCATTTCAGCAATGAAAAGGTATTCTTGCAAAATTCAAATCACATCAATAATCTTTACAGAACAGTCAAGCTATTTCAACAAAAATACATGTTAAAATCACGAGTATCTTCCACAAATAACcaatcttattaaaattgttagAATTTCCGTTGGATTTCACTAAACAATGTTAAaatcaccctaaaccctaattactTAACTAAAACTATAATCACATTTCACTTACGTTCATCTTTCAGCTCGGATCTCATAAATGGTATCTTTTCACGGAACTTGTCCAAAGAATCTATCCTGCCATCAGATAACACAAACTTCTGTTAATTGAATCTCTCATGGTTATAAACTATGTACGTATTATATTTGAGGTCTAGAAGAATGTAATAAACATCTAAACCCTTTGTGCCTACCCTAGTGATTCTAATCCATCTACGAACTCCTGCTTGGAAAATTCACACATGGTAGCTGCCTTCATGTGCCAGGAAACAACTAACTGCATCAACAGCCCATTGTACCAAAAATCACCAGCCAAGTCACAAGGataagttgaaaaaaaaagtatgcaaactaaaaacaaaagttaaCCGATCAAATTGGTACCATATATATGATTTTCATGAAGCTTACTTTTCATATGACAACCTCGTCATTACCTGCATAGCAATTCTCTTTTATACAGTTCAAAGTAAATATTACCAATGTCCCAAAATTTTAGCCCGCTAAACATTAGTCTCCAATCTTGTAAATGTAACATTTAATCCCCAAGAATTCTATGTTAGACTGCGTCCACAACTGTAATAGGCCCCAGTCAGAAAACCACTATATCTACCctaatcttattaaaattgttagAATTTCTGTTGGATTTCCAAGCAAAAGGGCTCTTTAGCTCAAATGGACAGAACTTCCTAGAATTGAATTTCTCGGTTGCCTAAATAGTAATTTGGCAGACTTGAAAGGAACTCCGTAGGCATGCACATCTTGACCAGAAAAAGGTTTATTTGAATATACGTACCATGACGATATCTTGAGGATCCACCTGTCAAATAATGAAGGCTAGCATGTCAGTCAAAATAAAAGAACAAGAAATTGCAATTAAACAATCATAAGAAACAAACAACAATATTAAAGACAAATGACTGAGACAGTTACTATCTGCACCAAACAGTTACCTGAAGATCATTGCAAAGGAGGCTGATACCATCAACAAGTATCATGTCAGCACGTGgatctggaaaaaaaaactattttactAGTGAAAAGAAAATTCTGCTAACCATATAaactttggtttaaaaattaaaaaagaaaaaaagaagaaagaaacattTGATGGGtcatttgattttaggtacaatgCTATCACTTATCACAAATGAGAAATTTATATCTGTACATGCAATATTATTGCTAATCATCAAGTTCATCAGTATGTACCAAATCAAGTATCGGAATATATATTTGAGTAAGACATAGCTGATGAAAAgcttgaagaaaaaaacaatcccattaattttttaatataaaacatTTATATAAAGTTCAGATTCAAAAATCTCGTGTTTGCAACTAAAGTATTAAGATTCCAGCCAAATTCATCTATTACAACTTGATAACACCACATGCGTGTGAATTTATAAACTGACTTAGATCTCTGTCTTTTCAATTTGCTATGAATGtgaaacaaaagatagacaCTAATGTCTAAGATTGAGGACAAGAGTAAATGGAAAGGTAAAGCTTGCCTTTATATCTATTGTATAATTCCTCCAAATGCCTAGAATCAGTATGTGCTTGCAGCTGGGGCTGACTGTAGAATACATCAAACGCTCCTTCAAGATGCCAATCACTAGACTTCAGAGCCTGCAAAGCCACTTTTTCACTGCACATGATGGGAAGTTAGACTTCTCAGTCCAAGAATCACACTAAAACTGCTCAAGAGTAAGGAGAGAAAAAGGTACGATACACGCCACCAGTTTAATACAAAGCACATATGCGTGTGCAACCAATTAATCCAATTCAACTCAAAAGATACATACAAGCTGACGATTAAAACTGCTCAACTCAACCAAATCTAACACAACAGAAACACACATGTCTCTTAGAAAGGCAAAAATTATGTTGGAGTTAaatgtaaaattttaaaatcttcGTGATTGACTATTGAACATACAACGTCAACTGGTTTTAAATGGTGCTCTAAATATCAATGCATAACATGCATAAGCTAGCAAAACTGCCATTGATCTAAAGACGCGAAATGAAGAAAAACAGAACTTGCTGGAGCTTTTCGGACTACCTCGCTCCGGTTATCATGATGAACTGCTGAAGCTTTTCACGTTGGCCTCTACCCGACTTGTGCTgtcaaaaagaaaatcaaaggtgaagcagagagagagataacAAAACCAAACTATGCGCATGTTGATTCAGGTATATGTAAGTGTGTGCGCGCAAATACAAACGAACGCATATGATTAGCATAATATCAACATCCAATAAATAATCTCTGCAAAAATGTAACTGAAAAGTGGGTAATCTTATAAGAGGAAAATGAAACAGTGGGTAATGATCTCTATGTTGTTGTCACCAACCACAAAAGGTTACTTTTTTCGTCAAGAAAgtgcaaaacaaaaccaaattttcttcaaattcacATCCACCGAGGTTTTCCCCTGCCATAAATTTCATTTTGCATCAATTTTCTTCAAAATCTAAGAAACCAACAGCCTCTTGTTAACTAATCTCACAACCGAAAAAACCCGAAAACTCCTTAACTAGTGTACGTTATCAAATCCAAAGACACATCTTTTAATCCCTTTTCTCAGCTCTCCCAGCTTCTCAAAATATGAAATGTTactaaaaattgaaactttGGCATGACAGTCAAGTGAAAAAGTCGCTATAATTTGCAGAACAAATCATGAAAAAGTGAAACAGTAAAAAGTTAAGTTGAAGTAACCCTAGAGAAGCGAGAGACTGATCAGGAACCATAAGCATACATGAAACCGAACCAATGAGAATCGAAGAAATTTGACACAAAAATCGTGGAATTTGAAAATACAGCTGAAAAATAGAGAGTACTCACCATCTTTGAGGTGGACGATGATGAAATCGCAGACCTTGAACtgcttttagagagagaaaattagggttttgctcAGTTTCTGGGTAACAAGCACACAGAAATACATACGAAGAGTCTCTCTGTATCTATCTCTCAATGGGGTCTGGGTTCCCTGCATATTGTGTTTTTAATTGGTTTTTATttcccttttttgttttttgttttgtttttgcttttcgctttttgttttccattttttctttcttaccgTTTTTTTTCAAGGCGATGAACAACGGGCGTTAAATGCGTTTGGATGTACTGAGCGTTTCGTGTTTAATGTTTCGTAAATCAAATATAAATGTGTGATACGAGTACCTTTAATGTGCATTGACCGTTAAATATGAGTGGAGATGTATAATGAGGATTGCGTGTTTAACATTTGATAATCGATAATAAATGTGTGACACGATTACTTTTAAAGTGCGTCAACTGTTAAATTCGTGTGAGATACATTTTGAAAATGTATATGGAGTCCACTACGAAAGTCACATGTATTAACGTTTCATAAAATGTGGCATGACGATCTTTAGCATGTAATGACCGTTGTGAATCAAGCTGTGAAAGCTAAATGTACTACAAAATGGTCCATGGTCACTCTCCTTAGCTTCTGCCGGACGCTATGCCCTACCTGGCGACAACCCTTGGGCACTCAATGCAGGACTTTattatttttgacaaaaaaaataaaaaataaaaaaataaatattgccTATTTTGTAAGTAATGAATGTTCAAACTTGTGGtttattttaggttttaactgcGAAGTGCTTAGCCCATGCAATGAATCCATCAGTTCTACAGTTGGGCTTGGTTCGGACTCAATTGGCCCAATATCAAAGTCCATTCAACAGCCCAATAAAGCTGGTCCAGAATTGTTTGGTGCCAGAGAGTGCAAAGATCCAATAGGCTCATTGTGGATCTTTGAAATTTGGTCGAAGTTCTATTTGTTCCTCTTCAACCCACTACGTTTCAAGTTCAAACTCTCTCCTCTTCTTTTTGTAGATTAGTGTGAAATATcgcttgtaataaaaaaatatccaTGATAAACTCCTGTAATTTACAAAGTGTTGCAACTCAAAAAACatgtcttcattttcttcattttttcttagagtaatgttagggagaccaaatttatAAATCAAATTCGCAGACCagtgatgtgtcaccaataagaaataagtacgttaatcaacatttaatcaataatccaatcatctacaaccacatcatttggtttgtaaatttgatttataAATTTTGGTACCCCTAGTAttactctttttcctttttctcgaTGGGAAGCGTGTGAGTGACATGTGTGATTTAAGAGTAACATTATAGAAGTGTAAAAGACCTCACACATGGTTTCAGAGTTCTAATTTTGTctgaaaaacaaaagtgacatgTGTTATTTAAGAGTAACATTATAGAAGTGTAAAAGACCTCACACATGGTTTTAGAGTTCTAATTTTgtctgaaaaacaaaagaaataatttGACTTGTGTGCCACTTCGGTCTCCAAAGCTCTAAAATATGCCACTATACATGTATCATGAAGTGTAGTATTTATCTCAGCAACAAACATAACTTTAAATTTTTCCAAGTTATGCATACACCTAATGGTGGTTCAGTGGTAAATGATAGATTGCAAGATTTccttcaaattaaaaatgagaggTTTTGGGTTCGAAACCCATTGTTGGTGTGGAAGCTAGACTTGTGACCGGAAGAGGCTAAAATGCCTCCCGAAATAGGTGGATCCGTGGCCCctatcaattaaaaaaaaagtcaaaaaaaAGTTACGTATACACCTATACGCATGGACTCCAGGTCTGCTATCCCTTAAATTGTGTCTCATTTGTATCTCCTTACTAATATTTTGACACATATCCTTTAACTTaacttaaaacttaaatttacaaaaaataatccaaaataataaaaaaaaacggtTGGGGTAACGAGGTGGGCAAACCCAAATAGGATTCTTTACCTTCTTTTAGGTGGTTGTTCAATGAACAACTTCTCTGTTCAAGCTTTCTGGTAGAACTCGATGATGGCGCGTGGCTTCTTGCTGGTAGGCGGAGGAATCACCAGACATGAATCGGTCCAAGCGTAGGTTAGTCTGCTAGTGGTGGAACTGGAAAGTGAGATTAATAAACAATTCCCAACTGAAAGGTGATCAAAGAACTCCATGCTATGAATcaggtacacacacacacacttacttATTGAACCATTTATAATTTTCTTGCTGAAAAGGAACAAGAAAATTTCCAACGGCGTATCCCACAAATTTCCAAAGTCCTCCCAAATTCGTCTTCTCAAAGTTTCCgtttgtttcccgagaaaaGGAACAAGAAAATTTCCGATGGCGCCCAAAGCTGAGAAGAAGCCCACGGAGAAGTCCACCGTGGCAGAGAAACCCCCCACCGAGAAGAAGCCCATGGCCGGGAATAAGCTCCCAAGGAGGCCGGAGCCGCCGCCGGAGATAAGAAGAAGAGATCAAAGAAGAGCGTATATATACGtggattttttaaaaaaaaatttaatgttaaataaataaagttaatGGAATTAAGTTAAAAGACATGTGTCAAAATATTAGTAAGAAGACACAAATGAAACACAATTTCGAGGAAAACAGACCTGAAGCCTTACGCATACCTCTCTCGTCACATAAAATGAATACAATAATGCAAATACATGTTGGTTGACAACGCCCGACACAAGATCTTCTCCCATGGCATTAGAAATTAGAAATATATTCTCATCAAAGGCACTTTTCACGCACACCGAATGCCCCAAGTAGGATACCATGGTTCCTTCCACACATATTTAATATAGACTAATTAAATTATAGTCGGTACATATTCTTTACGAAAAGTCACCTCTTAGAGACGAATTCACTTGAATAAACTAATCTCCAATCTCTGAAAACTGACATTGAAACTATTAAGAGTTTGTGTAGCATCTGACCAGCATTTTACATGCTTTATCTACCGATTTAAATAGCAGTTTAAAGTTTCTAAAATATTCTTTCTTCACTTGGATTAGTTTACAGTTTAGTAAAGTAAGCCGTATTTGTTTATTTGCCTgtgtttttctttatatattgaGCTGCAATTCATTGTCTTCCTAGCAAACTCTTTCTGCTGAGAAAACATGGTGGCGGATCTTCGAACAGAATCTTCGGATTACCGGACCGAGCTCTTGTCGCCGGACGCGACGGGAGAGACTGTGACAGTGCCAACTGAGGCATCGTGGAGGCTCAACATGGATGGATTCAACCTTCCAGCTGAGAGAAGCATGGATTCTTACTTTGGCCTTGGCTCTTTTGTAAACTCATTAAGTAAGCTGTTAAGTCCTTTTCTCTTAAGTCCCCTTCGTATTATCAAACTCAAATTAGCATTGAAATTCTCTCTAATTCCATCACAGGGAGGCAGAGAAAAATTGCGCAATATTACAAGAGGCAGAATAAGCTTCTCAAAGGATTCAACGAGATAGACTCATTTTCTGAGATGGGTTTTTGGCCTGGAAGTTTAACACAGGTTTGTCGTTAATTTCGTCGTTTTAGGCCAGTTTGTCAATCAAATTTTCCCGTCACCTTGAATCCAAGTTCAAATTCCCATCCCTGTAGATTAAAGCG
This genomic interval from Malus domestica chromosome 05, GDT2T_hap1 contains the following:
- the LOC103435380 gene encoding uncharacterized protein, with product MHKSGRGQREKLQQFIMITGASEKVALQALKSSDWHLEGAFDVFYSQPQLQAHTDSRHLEELYNRYKDPRADMILVDGISLLCNDLQVDPQDIVMLVVSWHMKAATMCEFSKQEFVDGLESLGIDSLDKFREKIPFMRSELKDEQKFREIYNFAFGWAKEKGQKSLALDTAIGMWQLLFAEKQWPYVEHWCQFLQARHNKAISRDTWSQLLEFARAVDSSLSNYDAEGAWPYLIDEFVEYLKENGVIQKG